In Spirobacillus cienkowskii, a genomic segment contains:
- a CDS encoding amino acid ABC transporter ATP-binding protein: MIEFKNVHKWYNKNHHVLDDVNLTVSKGEVVVICGPSGSGKSTLIRTVNRLESINKGSVIVDGVDVSESSTNINKLRSEVGFVFQQFNLYPHLTVLNNITLAPIKVKKMKKNAAESLALELLSKVGLESKKDAYPAQLSGGQQQRVAIARGLAMQPKIMLFDEPTSALDPEMIGEVLKVMKDLARGDITMMVVTHEMGFAKEVADRIVFIDFGKIVEVAKPHDFFNRPKSERAQQFLKQVLTPMQS, from the coding sequence ATGATTGAATTTAAAAACGTTCATAAATGGTATAACAAAAATCATCATGTACTAGATGATGTAAATTTAACCGTTAGTAAAGGGGAAGTGGTTGTCATATGCGGTCCATCTGGATCTGGAAAATCAACTTTAATCAGAACAGTAAACCGATTAGAATCCATTAATAAAGGCAGTGTTATTGTAGACGGGGTAGATGTTTCAGAATCCAGTACCAATATTAATAAACTCAGAAGCGAAGTCGGTTTTGTCTTTCAACAATTTAACCTTTATCCGCACTTAACTGTACTCAATAATATTACTTTAGCCCCAATAAAAGTTAAAAAAATGAAAAAAAATGCGGCAGAATCATTAGCCTTAGAGCTTTTATCAAAAGTGGGTTTAGAAAGTAAAAAAGACGCATATCCTGCACAACTTTCTGGAGGACAACAACAACGCGTTGCCATTGCAAGAGGACTCGCGATGCAACCCAAAATTATGCTTTTTGACGAGCCAACCTCTGCCCTTGATCCAGAAATGATTGGAGAAGTTTTAAAAGTTATGAAAGATCTTGCTCGCGGCGATATTACGATGATGGTTGTCACACATGAAATGGGTTTTGCCAAAGAAGTGGCCGACCGTATTGTTTTTATAGACTTTGGCAAAATAGTTGAAGTTGCAAAACCACATGATTTTTTTAACCGGCCAAAATCAGAACGTGCACAACAGTTTTTAAAACAAGTATTAACACCAATGCAATCATAA
- the recA gene encoding recombinase RecA: MSIHETNQNKFKALETLFQSVEKQFGKGTIMRLSDDAKIAQEVQVISTGSLSLDVALGIGGIPKGRIVEIYGTESSGKTTLTLHAIAECQRKGGIAAFIDAEHALDVSYARKIGVNTSDLLVSQPDNGEQALEIVDMLVRSGAVDLIVVDSVAALTPRAEIEGEMGDSHMGLQARLMSQALRKLTSSISKTNCCVIFINQVRMKIGIVFGNPETTTGGQALKFYSSIRLEVRRAAAIKSGNDTTGHRTKVKVVKNKVAAPFKEVEFDIMFGLGISKEGDVLDLASAPEAEIIQKSGTWFTYNGERLGQGRENAKEYLREHPETMAKIEAAVRAKANLLKAQTSGEQNVSDEQTKSLPGSTAALPPSNQANKATRRGAGASVGAE; the protein is encoded by the coding sequence ATGTCTATTCATGAAACAAACCAAAATAAGTTCAAAGCTCTAGAAACATTGTTTCAATCCGTTGAAAAGCAGTTTGGAAAAGGCACCATTATGCGCCTCTCCGACGATGCAAAAATCGCTCAAGAAGTTCAGGTCATCTCAACCGGTTCTCTGAGCCTCGATGTTGCTCTTGGGATAGGAGGTATCCCAAAAGGTCGTATTGTTGAAATTTATGGAACAGAATCAAGCGGCAAAACCACTCTCACTCTCCACGCTATTGCTGAATGTCAAAGAAAAGGAGGCATTGCAGCGTTCATCGATGCAGAACACGCGTTGGATGTCAGCTATGCACGCAAAATTGGAGTCAACACGTCAGATCTTCTTGTCTCTCAGCCTGATAATGGTGAACAAGCACTAGAAATTGTAGACATGTTGGTACGCAGCGGGGCTGTTGATCTCATTGTTGTCGACTCCGTGGCAGCGCTCACGCCACGCGCAGAAATTGAAGGAGAAATGGGTGATAGCCATATGGGTCTCCAAGCCCGACTCATGAGCCAAGCGCTTCGCAAATTAACAAGCAGTATTTCTAAAACAAACTGCTGTGTGATTTTTATCAACCAAGTACGCATGAAAATTGGAATTGTATTTGGAAATCCAGAAACCACAACAGGCGGACAAGCGCTAAAATTTTATTCTTCTATAAGGCTCGAAGTTCGTAGAGCGGCTGCAATCAAAAGTGGAAATGATACCACAGGACACCGCACCAAAGTCAAAGTGGTTAAAAATAAAGTTGCTGCGCCGTTTAAAGAAGTCGAATTTGATATCATGTTTGGGCTAGGAATCAGTAAAGAAGGCGACGTTCTCGATTTGGCATCTGCCCCTGAAGCAGAAATTATTCAAAAAAGTGGGACATGGTTTACCTACAATGGCGAACGCTTAGGCCAAGGGCGAGAAAATGCTAAAGAATATCTGAGAGAACACCCAGAAACCATGGCAAAAATTGAAGCTGCCGTGCGTGCCAAAGCCAACTTGCTCAAAGCACAAACAAGCGGAGAACAAAACGTGAGCGACGAGCAAACAAAATCACTCCCCGGCTCAACAGCAGCACTGCCGCCATCAAACCAAGCCAATAAAGCAACCCGTCGGGGAGCTGGCGCGTCTGTGGGGGCAGAGTAA
- a CDS encoding aminotransferase class I/II-fold pyridoxal phosphate-dependent enzyme, producing MNNYENEFNSWLLNLNPFSLTKNDDLKKILIEKNQEIFDFTIGDPKEPTPEFIRKALSQNIDAVSQYPLNNGSLELRQTCSNWAQRRLSVDLNPNLQIITSNGSKEAIFHIPQILFNAASAKKIVVFPEPGYPVYKAGTILAGGVPYAIPLSKKKNYVFDPQDIPNEIAPHIAAVWLCYPHNPTGATISFQQMQAIYEWALKFNIILLSDECYIDMFYQGKEKPHSFLEIAINFDLKNLICFFSLSKRSGMTGYRSGFVAGQTELISLFAKYRLNVGLGTPDFVQKAAVVAWQDDKHVLERNSIFKQKRDIVDKFCLKNKIKVLPSNATFYVWGEIPKKFNSDKEFIEELFMQTGILLTAGSSFGNSCFKNFRMALVPTVEKIKECLEIWQEKIDLGEFKL from the coding sequence ATGAATAATTATGAAAACGAATTTAATTCTTGGTTACTAAATTTAAATCCCTTCTCTCTTACAAAAAATGATGATTTAAAAAAAATTCTTATAGAAAAAAATCAAGAAATATTTGATTTTACGATTGGAGATCCCAAAGAGCCAACCCCTGAGTTTATTCGTAAAGCATTATCGCAAAATATTGATGCAGTAAGTCAATATCCATTAAATAATGGAAGTTTAGAGTTGCGACAAACATGTTCAAATTGGGCACAGCGGCGATTATCTGTTGATTTAAATCCAAATTTACAAATTATTACTTCAAATGGAAGTAAAGAAGCAATTTTTCATATTCCCCAAATTTTATTTAACGCGGCTTCTGCTAAAAAAATTGTTGTATTTCCTGAACCTGGTTATCCAGTCTATAAAGCAGGAACAATTTTAGCAGGAGGTGTTCCCTATGCCATTCCGTTGAGTAAGAAAAAAAATTATGTATTTGATCCTCAAGATATACCAAACGAGATAGCTCCCCACATTGCTGCTGTTTGGTTATGTTACCCACACAATCCTACTGGGGCAACAATTTCATTCCAACAAATGCAAGCAATATATGAATGGGCTTTAAAATTTAATATCATTTTATTATCGGATGAATGTTATATTGATATGTTCTATCAAGGAAAAGAAAAACCACATTCATTTCTTGAAATCGCAATAAATTTTGATTTAAAAAATTTAATTTGCTTTTTTTCATTGAGTAAAAGAAGCGGAATGACGGGGTATCGTTCTGGATTTGTAGCTGGTCAAACGGAACTCATTTCTTTATTTGCAAAATATCGTTTAAATGTTGGTTTAGGAACACCAGATTTTGTGCAAAAGGCTGCCGTTGTTGCCTGGCAAGATGATAAGCATGTGTTGGAGAGAAACTCAATATTTAAACAAAAAAGAGATATTGTTGATAAATTTTGTTTAAAAAATAAAATTAAAGTTTTACCGAGCAACGCAACTTTTTATGTGTGGGGAGAGATTCCTAAAAAATTTAATTCTGATAAAGAATTTATAGAAGAGTTATTTATGCAAACTGGGATTCTTTTAACTGCGGGATCGAGTTTTGGAAACTCATGTTTTAAAAACTTTAGAATGGCCTTGGTTCCAACTGTCGAAAAAATTAAAGAATGTTTAGAAATTTGGCAAGAAAAAATTGATTTGGGAGAGTTTAAATTATGA
- a CDS encoding 2,3,4,5-tetrahydropyridine-2,6-dicarboxylate N-succinyltransferase: MVMLQDWVVHSWVKKAILLAMKIRTSETFYWDLKSAASLSNQGRVHAGTLSYHDKFDVRRDLPQNGVRNVYGSIAREGAYVAKNVILMPSFVNIGAWIGNGTMIDTWATAGSCAQIGKNVHVAGGVGIGGVLEPENARPVLIGDNAFLGSRVVVVEGTVVGEGAVLGANVSLTSSTPIYDVTQKEKVEYRGIVPPHAVVVAGTRMKAFPGGEVPLQCAYIIAYRNSKTDAKISLNDVLRETGIPI; this comes from the coding sequence ATGGTGATGTTGCAAGATTGGGTAGTGCATAGTTGGGTTAAAAAAGCAATTCTTCTTGCAATGAAAATTCGAACATCAGAAACATTTTATTGGGATTTAAAGAGTGCAGCGTCTTTATCAAATCAAGGAAGAGTTCATGCTGGGACATTGAGTTACCACGATAAATTTGATGTCCGTCGTGATTTACCACAAAATGGTGTTCGCAATGTGTATGGTTCTATTGCGCGAGAAGGAGCCTACGTCGCAAAAAATGTAATTTTGATGCCCAGTTTTGTTAATATTGGAGCTTGGATTGGAAACGGTACCATGATTGATACATGGGCAACAGCAGGGAGCTGTGCGCAAATTGGCAAAAATGTTCATGTAGCGGGCGGTGTTGGAATTGGCGGTGTGCTTGAACCAGAAAATGCAAGACCTGTGTTAATTGGCGATAATGCTTTTTTAGGCAGTCGTGTGGTTGTTGTAGAAGGAACTGTTGTGGGAGAAGGAGCCGTACTTGGTGCCAACGTTTCGTTAACCTCTTCGACGCCAATTTATGATGTCACTCAAAAAGAAAAGGTTGAATACAGGGGAATTGTTCCGCCCCATGCCGTTGTTGTCGCTGGCACTCGTATGAAAGCATTTCCTGGTGGAGAAGTTCCGCTGCAATGTGCTTATATTATTGCATACCGTAACTCTAAAACTGATGCAAAAATAAGTTTAAATGATGTGTTACGAGAAACGGGAATTCCCATTTAA
- a CDS encoding amino acid ABC transporter permease: MSSYHFDFSLLLNEKYSQMLVSGLVTTIELSIISCILAFFLGLNIAIMRMANFTPIRLLAQAYLEFFRNTPLIVQLFFWYFGSYQILPTAINDWLNNLNFEFAAAVIALTFYTSAFIAEDIRSGILSIPKEQMEASRSSGFSYIRSMHYIILPQAVRLTIPPLINQFLNLTKNSSMAMVIGVAELTYQARQIESQTFKSFEAFFAATLIYICISITISVVVSLYDKMVLNPIGRGSY, encoded by the coding sequence ATGTCTTCTTATCATTTTGATTTTTCTCTCCTTTTAAATGAAAAATACAGTCAAATGCTTGTTAGTGGATTGGTAACAACAATCGAACTCTCAATTATTTCCTGTATTCTTGCATTTTTTTTAGGATTAAATATAGCAATAATGCGAATGGCAAACTTCACTCCTATTCGATTACTTGCCCAAGCATATCTAGAGTTTTTTAGAAATACCCCATTAATTGTTCAACTTTTTTTTTGGTATTTTGGTTCGTACCAAATTTTGCCTACAGCAATCAACGATTGGTTAAATAATTTAAATTTTGAATTTGCAGCAGCAGTGATCGCATTAACATTTTACACATCTGCATTTATTGCTGAAGATATTCGATCTGGAATTCTATCTATTCCAAAAGAACAAATGGAGGCTTCGCGAAGTAGTGGCTTTTCTTATATCCGTTCAATGCACTACATCATACTCCCCCAAGCAGTTCGATTAACTATTCCGCCTCTTATCAATCAGTTTCTAAATTTAACAAAAAACTCATCAATGGCGATGGTGATAGGAGTTGCAGAATTAACCTATCAAGCTCGTCAAATTGAAAGCCAAACTTTTAAAAGTTTTGAAGCATTTTTTGCAGCAACTTTAATTTACATATGTATTTCAATCACTATTTCCGTAGTCGTTTCTTTATACGATAAAATGGTACTTAATCCTATTGGAAGAGGGTCATATTAA
- a CDS encoding substrate-binding periplasmic protein, whose protein sequence is MLKFSILKYILFISFFYVCFAKANTEDITLYVENFPSESIKISKNLVGGISGEIVTKAFSAKNMTYKAVWTRWKMAQNYTQKNSDKKSFIMPLTRNPEREKSYKWVVSLYNIDTVFWTLKGSKKLNSLAEAKGKKIGVLLGSSYENKLLNPKSNLLREDIISVPYDSFNLKKLLSGEIQAFYESIIGGKALIESEKLYFSDFENGKTIDTEENYLATSHATPDALVAKVKNAVEEFKKTDDYKEIIKKYTAK, encoded by the coding sequence ATGTTAAAATTTTCGATACTCAAATATATTTTATTTATATCTTTTTTTTATGTTTGCTTTGCGAAAGCAAATACAGAAGATATTACTTTGTATGTAGAAAACTTTCCTTCTGAATCAATTAAAATAAGCAAAAATCTAGTAGGTGGAATATCTGGAGAAATTGTGACCAAAGCTTTTAGTGCTAAAAATATGACATATAAAGCAGTTTGGACTCGTTGGAAAATGGCGCAAAACTATACACAAAAAAATTCGGATAAAAAATCATTTATTATGCCACTTACACGCAATCCAGAGAGAGAAAAGAGTTATAAATGGGTTGTAAGCTTATATAATATAGATACTGTTTTTTGGACTTTGAAAGGGAGTAAAAAATTAAATTCTTTAGCAGAAGCTAAAGGTAAAAAAATTGGTGTTTTGCTTGGTTCTTCTTATGAAAATAAACTTTTAAATCCAAAAAGTAACTTATTGAGAGAAGATATTATATCTGTTCCTTATGATTCTTTTAATTTAAAAAAACTACTTTCTGGTGAAATTCAAGCATTTTATGAAAGTATCATTGGTGGTAAGGCTTTAATTGAATCAGAAAAATTATATTTTTCTGATTTTGAAAACGGAAAAACTATAGATACAGAAGAAAATTATCTTGCAACTTCTCACGCTACTCCCGATGCTCTTGTGGCAAAAGTTAAAAATGCTGTCGAAGAATTTAAAAAAACTGATGATTATAAAGAAATAATAAAAAAATACACTGCTAAATAA
- a CDS encoding amino acid ABC transporter permease yields the protein MDGFLDLSVISNNFVQLMIGRYPDGPLGGLALTLILAFISVLLSIVGGLILGLLCISRNQYIRIPVNIFVNVIRAMPLLMVIFWMFFLLPVVSGGKFPENGTVICALTLFTSCYISQIVKAGIASIAKGQSEAALSSGLTYWQCMQYIILPQGLRNMIPSFVNQFVSLIKDTSLGYIVGVSEITQVAQQINNRTQNYAAEIFIFLAIVYFVICFAFTTLSRWLEKVLAWKKSI from the coding sequence ATGGATGGCTTTTTAGACCTCTCAGTAATTTCAAATAACTTTGTTCAACTTATGATTGGCCGTTACCCTGATGGTCCTTTAGGCGGTTTAGCACTAACTTTAATTTTAGCGTTCATTTCTGTTTTGCTTTCAATCGTAGGCGGCTTAATTTTAGGATTACTATGTATTTCAAGAAATCAATATATTCGAATACCTGTTAATATATTTGTAAACGTAATTCGAGCGATGCCACTACTTATGGTAATATTTTGGATGTTTTTTTTGCTACCTGTCGTATCAGGCGGAAAATTTCCTGAAAATGGAACTGTTATTTGTGCTTTAACATTATTCACTTCTTGCTATATATCCCAAATTGTTAAAGCAGGAATTGCAAGCATTGCAAAAGGTCAATCTGAAGCTGCATTATCAAGTGGATTAACTTATTGGCAGTGCATGCAATATATTATTTTACCACAAGGACTACGCAACATGATTCCTTCATTTGTTAATCAATTTGTTTCGTTAATTAAAGACACTTCGCTTGGTTACATTGTCGGTGTTTCTGAAATTACGCAAGTTGCGCAACAAATTAACAATAGAACACAAAACTATGCGGCAGAAATTTTTATTTTTCTTGCAATAGTCTATTTTGTGATCTGCTTTGCATTTACAACGTTAAGTAGATGGCTAGAAAAAGTTTTAGCATGGAAAAAATCAATTTAA
- a CDS encoding ABC transporter substrate-binding protein yields MKKLYPRRFLLSLIITSIPLVFYHFKSHSDVADIKKKNTLVVGVKDSLYPFGYVNEKTRKLEGYDIDFAKNIAEKLGVKLELKPVTSANRIPMLTEKNVDLLICTMTITPERAKQINFSYPYFISKQKFIVKRGSAKSLKELENKKIGTTKGSTSELNVAKALPSAKVLSYDDYPQAFLAMQQGKVFAVTTDESILAGILSKATRREEFEIPLYDISKEPYGIGVNNTDPELLKLVNSTLLDMEKKGKVSEIFKKWFGPNSTVPLSKDFKITP; encoded by the coding sequence ATGAAGAAATTGTATCCAAGACGTTTTCTATTATCATTAATTATTACAAGTATTCCTCTCGTTTTTTATCATTTTAAGAGCCATTCTGATGTTGCAGATATTAAAAAGAAAAACACATTGGTCGTTGGAGTTAAAGACTCCCTCTATCCATTTGGCTATGTGAATGAAAAAACACGAAAGCTTGAAGGTTATGATATTGATTTTGCTAAAAATATAGCCGAAAAATTAGGGGTTAAATTAGAACTCAAACCTGTTACGTCTGCAAATCGTATACCTATGTTAACAGAAAAAAATGTTGATTTATTAATTTGTACAATGACAATCACTCCTGAAAGAGCTAAACAAATTAACTTTAGTTATCCTTATTTTATTTCAAAACAAAAATTTATCGTTAAGCGCGGAAGCGCTAAAAGCTTAAAAGAATTGGAAAACAAAAAAATTGGAACAACTAAAGGTTCTACGTCTGAACTAAACGTTGCAAAAGCTTTGCCAAGTGCAAAAGTTTTGTCTTACGATGATTACCCTCAAGCTTTTCTTGCAATGCAACAAGGTAAAGTTTTTGCCGTTACCACAGATGAATCAATTTTAGCGGGAATTTTATCTAAAGCAACACGTAGAGAAGAATTTGAAATTCCATTATACGATATATCAAAAGAACCTTATGGTATTGGTGTGAATAATACAGATCCTGAGCTTTTAAAATTAGTTAACAGCACGCTTTTAGATATGGAAAAGAAAGGAAAAGTTTCAGAAATATTTAAAAAATGGTTTGGACCTAATTCTACTGTTCCTTTAAGCAAGGATTTTAAAATCACACCTTAA